A DNA window from Streptomyces canus contains the following coding sequences:
- a CDS encoding Clp protease N-terminal domain-containing protein, giving the protein MHPRIPRQSAREQSGPPPVSPDGAVRLSAELTAVVFGARRRALRDGDRQIDTAHLLHSLLDADAEAYAVFDAEPQLPRLLGYLVQRSIGYGLRWQGTIEDSGAVPAVTTAEGLSPLAAGAMEHACARAEHRADGPARGIDLLAAILVDPESRAVEVLTRAGIDAGAVYARIDDRLPGELRGGPPRSSR; this is encoded by the coding sequence GTGCACCCCCGTATCCCCCGGCAGTCGGCCCGCGAACAGAGCGGCCCGCCGCCGGTCAGTCCGGACGGCGCTGTCAGGCTCAGCGCGGAACTGACAGCGGTGGTGTTCGGTGCCCGCAGGCGCGCGCTGAGGGACGGGGACCGGCAGATCGACACGGCCCATCTGCTGCACTCACTGCTGGACGCCGACGCCGAGGCGTACGCCGTCTTCGACGCGGAACCGCAGTTGCCGAGGCTCCTCGGTTATCTCGTGCAGCGCAGCATCGGCTACGGACTGCGCTGGCAGGGCACCATCGAGGACTCCGGCGCCGTCCCCGCGGTGACGACGGCCGAGGGCTTGTCGCCGCTCGCCGCGGGCGCGATGGAACACGCCTGCGCCCGGGCCGAGCACCGCGCCGACGGGCCCGCCCGCGGGATCGATCTGCTCGCGGCGATCCTGGTGGACCCCGAGTCCCGGGCCGTCGAGGTGCTGACCCGGGCGGGAATCGACGCCGGTGCCGTGTATGCGCGGATCGACGACCGTCTGCCCGGAGAGCTGCGGGGCGGCCCGCCACGGTCCAGCCGCTGA
- a CDS encoding alpha/beta hydrolase, translating to MPFSPGIQARGVQLLLGRVMSRVHKDLRFTDVPARTENLRVETGAGPVACTVYRPPVTTDTPAPVYVNFHGGGFVVARPEQDDHICRYIAATAGCVVINVDYAVAPQRPFPTPVTQAYDVTAWVAGNGAAGGWDGSRLAVGGHSAGANLTAAVCRLARERGTFSPRLQILDSAPLDQVADPATKRSLVAKPLLTPQLMRIFTAAYVPDPADRARPLASPALADDLAGLPPALVITAENDRLRDEGDAYAKALEAAGVPVTHRVFEGVDHYFTHTGPVPAGKEAIDLMATALRDALR from the coding sequence ATGCCGTTCAGTCCCGGAATCCAGGCCAGAGGGGTCCAGCTCCTGCTCGGTCGCGTGATGTCACGCGTGCACAAGGACCTGCGCTTCACCGACGTCCCGGCGCGTACCGAGAACCTCCGGGTGGAGACCGGTGCCGGACCGGTGGCGTGCACCGTCTACCGTCCGCCGGTCACCACGGACACCCCCGCCCCCGTGTACGTCAACTTCCACGGCGGCGGGTTCGTGGTCGCCCGGCCCGAGCAGGACGACCACATCTGCCGTTACATAGCCGCCACGGCCGGTTGCGTCGTGATCAACGTCGACTACGCGGTCGCGCCGCAGCGGCCGTTCCCCACACCCGTCACCCAGGCCTACGACGTCACCGCGTGGGTCGCCGGGAACGGCGCCGCCGGTGGCTGGGACGGTTCGCGGCTCGCCGTGGGCGGACACAGTGCCGGGGCCAACCTGACCGCCGCGGTCTGCCGCCTGGCCAGGGAACGCGGCACCTTCTCGCCCCGGCTCCAGATCCTCGACTCGGCACCGCTGGACCAGGTCGCCGATCCGGCCACCAAGCGGTCCCTCGTCGCCAAGCCGCTGCTCACTCCCCAGCTCATGCGGATCTTCACCGCAGCCTATGTCCCCGATCCCGCCGACCGCGCCCGCCCCCTCGCCTCGCCCGCTCTCGCCGACGACCTCGCGGGTCTTCCTCCCGCCCTGGTCATCACCGCGGAGAACGACCGCCTGCGCGACGAGGGGGACGCCTACGCCAAGGCTCTGGAGGCCGCCGGCGTCCCGGTCACCCACCGCGTCTTCGAGGGCGTCGACCACTACTTCACCCACACCGGCCCGGTACCGGCCGGAAAGGAGGCCATCGACCTGATGGCCACCGCGTTGCGCGACGCCTTGAGGTGA
- a CDS encoding PhzF family phenazine biosynthesis protein: protein MRIRIVDAFTARPFTGNPAGVLLLDDAFPDDSRLQNIALEVNHAETAFAHRLPGDGEADWALRWFTPATEVNMCGHATLATAHVLYSTGAHEGPVRFATRSGVLIATPGEDGSITLDFPTAPLTPVELPEGVTEALGAEPLSAFDTGPNIGDLLLELADEKTVHALRPDLKALAACSERGVIATARAENPDLGYDFVSRCFFPNVGIDEDPVTGSAHTALAPYWSQRLGRTDLTGLQASPRSGRVRTALRGGRTLLTGHAVTVIEGELLA from the coding sequence ATGCGCATCCGAATCGTCGACGCCTTCACCGCCCGCCCCTTCACCGGCAATCCGGCCGGCGTCCTGCTCCTGGACGACGCCTTCCCGGACGACAGCCGGCTACAGAACATCGCCCTGGAGGTCAACCACGCCGAGACGGCCTTCGCCCACCGGCTCCCCGGGGACGGCGAGGCCGACTGGGCGCTGCGTTGGTTCACGCCCGCCACCGAGGTGAACATGTGCGGCCACGCGACGCTCGCCACGGCCCACGTCCTGTACAGCACGGGTGCCCACGAGGGCCCGGTGCGGTTCGCCACCCGCAGCGGTGTCCTCATCGCGACACCGGGCGAGGACGGCTCGATCACCCTGGACTTCCCGACGGCCCCGCTGACCCCGGTCGAACTTCCCGAGGGGGTCACCGAGGCGCTGGGAGCCGAGCCGCTCAGCGCCTTCGACACCGGCCCGAACATCGGTGACCTGCTGCTCGAACTGGCCGACGAGAAAACCGTCCACGCCCTGCGCCCCGACCTCAAGGCCCTGGCCGCCTGTTCGGAGCGCGGTGTCATCGCCACCGCCCGCGCCGAGAACCCGGACCTGGGCTACGACTTCGTCTCCCGCTGCTTCTTCCCGAACGTCGGCATCGACGAGGACCCGGTCACCGGCAGCGCCCACACCGCTCTGGCCCCCTACTGGTCGCAGCGTCTCGGTCGCACCGATCTCACCGGACTGCAGGCCTCGCCCCGCTCCGGCCGGGTCCGCACCGCGCTGCGCGGCGGGCGCACGCTGCTGACGGGCCATGCGGTCACGGTCATCGAGGGCGAGCTGCTCGCCTGA
- a CDS encoding nuclear transport factor 2 family protein encodes MSHLGASAVRTPHEVLTCYYQAMLDKSPDDLADLYATDAVHEFPFTSPGFPSRFEGREAVRAGYRAAWGAGPAQVQEVRRIAAYETADPEVIIAEHVVVGTLPAKAATFTVPGLLILQVRKGLIARVRDYMDGSGVAAARA; translated from the coding sequence ATGTCGCATCTGGGCGCATCTGCTGTCCGCACCCCGCACGAGGTGCTGACCTGCTATTACCAAGCCATGCTCGACAAGTCCCCGGACGATCTCGCTGATCTTTACGCCACGGACGCGGTGCACGAGTTCCCGTTCACCTCGCCCGGTTTCCCCTCGCGCTTCGAGGGGCGCGAGGCCGTGCGCGCGGGATACCGGGCGGCCTGGGGCGCCGGGCCCGCCCAGGTGCAGGAGGTCAGGAGGATCGCGGCCTACGAGACCGCCGATCCGGAAGTGATCATCGCCGAGCATGTCGTGGTGGGAACGCTGCCGGCCAAGGCCGCCACCTTCACCGTCCCGGGCCTCCTGATACTCCAGGTCCGCAAGGGACTGATCGCGCGAGTCCGTGACTACATGGACGGCTCAGGAGTCGCCGCCGCCAGAGCCTGA
- a CDS encoding EamA family transporter, with the protein MHTSESSRASEGKGVGLGLALVSALAFGGSGVAAKPLIEAGLDPLHVVWLRVAGAALVMLPLAVRHRALLRSRPALLAGFGLLGVAGVQAFYFASISRIPVGVALLVEYLAPALVLGWVRFVQRRPVTRAAALGVVLAVGGLACVVEVWSGLSFDALGLLLALGAACCQVGYFVLSDQGSDSGEVPDPLGVIAYGLLVGTAVLTVVARPWTMDFSVLAQRADMNGTPVAAGLLLGWIVLIATVLAYVTGVVSVRRLSPAIAGVVACLEAVVATVLAWVLLGEHLSAPQIVGGAVVLLGAFIAQSSTPAKGSVEPVATGGAESRLSARENAP; encoded by the coding sequence GTGCATACGTCTGAGAGCAGCAGGGCCAGTGAGGGCAAGGGCGTCGGACTCGGTCTCGCGCTGGTGTCTGCGCTCGCCTTCGGCGGATCCGGGGTGGCGGCCAAACCGTTGATCGAGGCGGGTCTCGATCCGCTGCACGTGGTGTGGCTGCGGGTGGCGGGCGCCGCCCTGGTGATGCTGCCGCTCGCCGTCCGCCACCGCGCGCTGCTGCGCAGCCGTCCCGCCCTGCTCGCCGGCTTCGGGCTGCTCGGCGTGGCCGGAGTGCAGGCCTTCTACTTCGCCTCGATCTCCCGCATCCCCGTCGGTGTCGCCCTGCTCGTCGAGTACCTCGCCCCTGCCCTGGTGCTCGGCTGGGTGCGGTTCGTGCAGCGACGGCCCGTCACCCGCGCCGCCGCGCTCGGCGTGGTCCTCGCGGTCGGCGGTCTCGCGTGTGTCGTCGAGGTCTGGTCGGGTCTGAGCTTCGACGCCCTCGGCCTGCTCCTCGCGCTCGGCGCCGCCTGCTGCCAGGTCGGCTACTTCGTCCTGTCCGACCAGGGAAGCGACTCCGGCGAGGTCCCCGACCCGCTCGGCGTGATCGCGTACGGCCTTCTCGTCGGGACCGCTGTCCTGACCGTCGTGGCCCGCCCCTGGACCATGGACTTCTCCGTCCTCGCGCAGCGCGCCGACATGAACGGCACTCCGGTCGCGGCCGGCCTGCTGCTCGGCTGGATCGTATTGATCGCCACCGTTCTCGCCTACGTCACCGGCGTGGTCTCGGTGCGCAGGCTCTCACCGGCGATAGCCGGGGTCGTGGCCTGTCTCGAAGCGGTCGTCGCGACCGTCCTCGCCTGGGTGCTGCTCGGCGAACACCTCTCGGCACCGCAGATCGTGGGCGGCGCGGTCGTCCTCCTCGGTGCCTTCATCGCGCAGTCCTCCACCCCGGCCAAGGGCTCCGTGGAACCGGTCGCGACCGGCGGCGCCGAAAGTCGGTTGTCCGCCCGGGAGAACGCCCCCTAG
- a CDS encoding PadR family transcriptional regulator — protein MRSHGFERGHGGAGRRGRGGPESLRAAFGPFGPGGPGGPGFGGPGFGPGPWGPRGRGGPRGRARRGDVRASILALLKDRPMHGYEMIQEIAERSGGAWKPSPGSVYPTLQLLEDEGLIANETEGGKKLFALTEAGRTAADEGPDAPWEEASRGIDFEALGEIRQAGFGLMEAFGQVWKTGSKEQREKALAVINEARKKLYLILADED, from the coding sequence ATGCGTTCCCACGGATTCGAGCGTGGACATGGTGGAGCCGGTCGTCGGGGCCGTGGTGGCCCCGAGAGCCTGCGAGCCGCCTTCGGGCCCTTCGGTCCTGGCGGTCCCGGTGGCCCCGGCTTCGGAGGGCCGGGCTTCGGCCCCGGGCCCTGGGGGCCGAGGGGTCGGGGCGGACCCAGGGGGAGGGCGCGGCGCGGTGACGTGCGGGCCTCGATCCTGGCCCTGCTCAAGGACCGGCCCATGCACGGTTACGAGATGATCCAGGAGATCGCCGAGCGCAGTGGCGGGGCGTGGAAGCCCAGCCCCGGCTCGGTGTACCCCACCCTCCAGCTGCTGGAGGACGAGGGGCTGATCGCCAATGAGACCGAGGGCGGCAAGAAGCTGTTCGCCCTCACCGAGGCGGGCCGTACCGCGGCCGACGAGGGCCCCGACGCGCCGTGGGAGGAAGCTTCCCGTGGCATCGACTTCGAGGCGCTCGGCGAGATCCGGCAGGCCGGCTTCGGTCTGATGGAGGCCTTCGGCCAGGTCTGGAAGACCGGCAGCAAGGAACAGCGCGAGAAGGCGCTGGCCGTCATCAACGAGGCCCGCAAGAAGCTGTACCTCATCCTCGCAGACGAGGACTGA
- a CDS encoding type II toxin-antitoxin system Rv0910 family toxin has translation MAEISAEARISAPAEKVWAQLTDWSAYGEWNATHTSFPKGGPTVLEPGGTFQENMKLMGFPAEVEWTIDQVEPARLFAIRGKGPMAVSVATRYTLTPDGDATTVRIDGEFTGAAVSLMAGKLKDSGTAALNESLRKLAGLVE, from the coding sequence ATGGCGGAAATCAGCGCGGAGGCACGCATCTCGGCACCCGCGGAGAAGGTCTGGGCCCAGCTCACCGACTGGTCCGCGTACGGGGAGTGGAACGCGACCCACACCAGCTTCCCCAAGGGCGGCCCGACGGTTCTCGAACCGGGCGGAACCTTCCAGGAGAACATGAAGCTGATGGGCTTCCCCGCCGAGGTGGAGTGGACCATCGACCAGGTGGAGCCGGCCCGGCTGTTCGCCATCCGGGGCAAGGGCCCGATGGCGGTGAGCGTCGCCACGCGCTACACCCTGACCCCCGACGGCGACGCCACGACGGTCCGCATCGACGGCGAGTTCACGGGCGCCGCCGTCTCGCTGATGGCGGGCAAACTGAAGGACTCGGGGACCGCCGCCTTGAACGAGTCGCTGCGGAAGCTGGCCGGACTGGTGGAGTGA
- a CDS encoding CPBP family intramembrane glutamic endopeptidase: protein MQAEEGAVADSFPQKALSRRFFRDETLLVLGLSLGASGVSALISFVGSVTKPGGLKDQAATLNASAAPGRPWLDLAWQLFGIASALVPVLLVAHLLLREGQSLRTLGFDRTRPGPDLARGAGIAAVIGSTGIAFYLAARGLGFNLTVVPEALPDVWWKYPVLILSAMQNAILEEVIVVGYLLRRLHQLGWTPGTALVASSVLRGSYHLYQGIGGFIGNMVMGVVFVYLYRRWGRVGPLVVAHSLLDIGAFVGYALLAGKVGWLPTA from the coding sequence GTGCAGGCGGAGGAAGGGGCAGTGGCCGATTCGTTTCCGCAGAAGGCGCTCTCACGGAGGTTTTTCCGTGACGAGACGCTGCTCGTTCTGGGGCTTTCGCTCGGTGCGAGTGGTGTGTCCGCGCTGATCAGTTTTGTCGGATCGGTCACCAAACCAGGGGGTCTCAAGGACCAGGCGGCGACCCTCAACGCCTCGGCCGCGCCGGGCCGTCCCTGGCTGGATCTCGCCTGGCAGCTCTTCGGGATCGCGTCGGCCCTGGTGCCCGTGCTGCTCGTCGCGCACCTCCTGCTGCGCGAGGGGCAGAGCCTCAGAACTCTCGGCTTCGACCGCACCCGGCCCGGGCCCGACCTCGCCCGCGGGGCAGGGATCGCGGCCGTGATCGGCAGCACCGGCATCGCCTTCTATCTGGCCGCGCGTGGTCTGGGCTTCAACCTCACCGTGGTGCCCGAGGCGCTGCCGGACGTGTGGTGGAAGTACCCCGTGCTGATCCTCTCGGCGATGCAGAACGCGATCCTCGAAGAGGTGATCGTCGTCGGCTATCTGCTGCGCCGGCTCCACCAGTTGGGCTGGACCCCGGGCACCGCGCTGGTGGCCAGTTCCGTACTGCGCGGTAGCTACCACCTCTACCAGGGCATCGGCGGCTTCATCGGCAACATGGTGATGGGCGTGGTGTTCGTCTACCTGTACCGCCGGTGGGGGCGCGTGGGGCCCCTGGTGGTGGCGCATTCCCTGCTCGACATCGGGGCGTTCGTGGGCTACGCGCTCCTCGCCGGGAAGGTGGGCTGGCTGCCGACCGCGTGA
- a CDS encoding TetR/AcrR family transcriptional regulator, which yields MQVLPAPLTATDAEAPADQLLASLGLKLGGLPEGTLAVMRSMLTDQAAADHIRLALGRQIAGVGAALPAGEDPELRAALVVTALLGVTIGHQLLGLASLREAPADRIATMLRPAVKALVEPPE from the coding sequence GTGCAGGTGCTCCCCGCGCCGCTGACGGCCACTGATGCCGAGGCGCCGGCGGATCAGTTGCTGGCCTCGCTCGGCCTCAAGCTCGGCGGTCTCCCTGAAGGCACGCTGGCGGTGATGCGGTCCATGCTCACCGACCAGGCGGCAGCCGATCACATCCGTCTCGCTCTCGGCCGGCAGATCGCCGGCGTCGGTGCCGCCCTGCCCGCCGGCGAGGACCCCGAACTACGTGCCGCACTGGTTGTCACCGCCTTGCTGGGTGTCACCATCGGCCATCAACTCCTCGGCCTGGCCTCGCTTCGTGAGGCCCCTGCCGATCGCATCGCCACGATGCTCCGCCCGGCCGTCAAAGCCTTGGTGGAACCGCCGGAGTGA